A DNA window from Roseofilum reptotaenium CS-1145 contains the following coding sequences:
- a CDS encoding hydrogenase maturation protease, whose translation MVMISPSHPSPTVLVIGYGNLLRGDDGIGQTVAMRVEQWEWVNVRSRAVHQLMPELAQELSEVQLAIFVDAALSGDDVTRSKLEPVPEQGLPWGHSLSPPRLLSLCQWLYQTVPQAWIISVPGVDFSDSDRLSPLAQQRVEIALNHITHLIQNHHTL comes from the coding sequence ATGGTAATGATTTCCCCATCCCATCCCTCACCCACAGTCCTAGTTATCGGCTATGGTAACCTTCTACGAGGTGATGATGGCATTGGGCAAACGGTAGCGATGAGGGTAGAACAGTGGGAATGGGTGAATGTGCGATCGCGTGCTGTCCATCAGCTTATGCCAGAGTTAGCCCAAGAATTATCCGAAGTCCAGTTAGCTATTTTTGTTGATGCTGCCCTATCCGGAGACGATGTAACCCGATCCAAACTTGAACCAGTGCCAGAACAAGGATTACCTTGGGGACATTCCCTCAGCCCTCCTCGCTTACTTTCCCTGTGCCAATGGTTATATCAAACTGTACCCCAAGCCTGGATAATTAGCGTCCCTGGGGTAGACTTTTCCGACAGCGATCGTCTCTCCCCCCTGGCACAACAGCGCGTTGAAATTGCCCTCAACCACATCACCCACCTGATCCAAAATCATCACACTCTTTGA